The DNA region TGGCGCCGTTACCCTTGGCGTCACCGCTCTCCCAACGGAGCTCCTGTATGTTGGGATACTTAAATATCCGGTAGTAATTGTTTCTGAAAGTAAGAAAATCGGCAGCATACCAGAAGATACCCAGTTTCGGTGCCGGCGCTATATAGAAGCCGCCGCCAGGATCGGAGCTAAGCATAGCCTTAATCGACGGGACAATGAGCAAGCTGTCATGAAGCCTGAATTCTCCGCCAAGAGAAAGACCGCCCTGGTGAAGTTCCTGAGAATTCTTAGCAGTAAGGGAGCTGTAATGATAGTCCCCACCAAACATAATAAGGGACCTTTCCCCGAAACGCCAGCTCCAGCGATTCAACACAGAGATTGTATATTCCTCCTGGTTATGAAAACCCGGTTCCCGATCATAATACAGGATCTGCCAACCGCTGTTTATTCCCAGTTCAAACCCTTTATCCCGATCCGGGGTAACAGGAATATTGAAGAGAAAATTATTCCTGAAGGAAAAATAATCCGGGTTTTCTTCCTTACTACCGTAGTAAAGGTCTCCAGCAACAATTATTTTGGCAGAGTCCGGTAAGTGCATGGTTAAGGCGGCGGATCCTCCCAAGTCCCAGAGACCGCCTTTATCCTGCCGCCGGGTATACCCACCATCCCGGTAGAGAAAGTGATTGCCTGCCTGGTTAAAAAAAATGTCCGCTCCCAGAGAGAACCGTTCCATGCCCACCCCCGCAGAAAAGACAGCGCCCTGGGTATCCAGCAGATCAATTAACTGGGGATTCTGTTCCTCACCATTATTGCGATAATAGCTTCCCGGCAGGGCGGCGGTATTCGAAACCTTTCCCTGAACCCGCCAACCTGATTCCTGCCCTTCACCGGTAATAAGATTGACAACCCCGCCTGAAGATCCCGGTATGTTGTACAGGGTATCCGCGCCGCCGTAGTAAATCTCTATCCGGTCCACTGCGTTAAGGTCCATGTGTATCAGGGTCAATTCCCCGGGAAGCAGGAAATCTATGGGCATCCCATTTATCAGGAAAACGGCGCCCCGGGCATCAAAACCCCGAAGGCTTATATTTCCTGTATTGCCGTAGGGGCCGGAACTGATAACGTTTGCGTCAAGTGCTTCCTGCAAAAGGGTCGCTATATCCGGGGCATTATACTTTTCGATCTCTTCCCTGGTAATAATCCTCTTTAGAACAGCCCTTTCCGGCAGCTCCACCCCCAGCTCATCTGCGGCAGAATAATCCGGCGGAAGCTCAGGGAAATTTACCGGCTGGGCGGAAAGTTCCGAAGGGAATAGCAGCACAAAAAGACAGAGTAATAAGGGAAGCATGATTCATACTACCCAAAGCTGGAACTCTAATCTAGGCGGCAACGCTGAGAATGATATAGGCTACGCTAAGGTGGAGCAGTTCTCCGGTCTCAATTGCGGCGCCAAGTGCATCACCGGTATACCCTCCCAGGGACCGGTGGTAGACCCGGGCGTAAAACAGCGCAGCCAGGGGGCCGGACAGGCACAGTGATATTGCCAGGAGGGGCATTATCGGTATAATTTCCTGGAAATTCCACGTGGGAAACGCCGGACCGCCAAGGACTTCAGCGCCAAAAACAAAGGTGCCCAGCTTAAAAAAGCCCCAGGCCAGGAGGCCCCAAATTATCAATGCGCTTAGAAAACCCAGGATCGCGCGGAAGGCCTTGGCATCCTTAGCCAGTGCGCCGAGGCCGCCAGGATTTGCCGGCTTCGCCAGACAGGGAATCAAGGCGCCGCCGAATCTGCCGCTTATGGGATAGGCCAGGAGCAGGACAGCGTATTGGTGGAAAAAGGGAAGCAGGGCGCTAAGCAGAGCAGCCTTAAGGGAAAGATCCGCAAACCCTGCAAAAAACCCATAGACCCCAACCCGGGAATCCTTCAGTATAGCCAGACGCTTTTCCCGATCAACCGTTCCCAGAAAAGCGTCAGCACTGTCCATAAGCCCGTCTAAATGAAAAAGATTAAAACAGAAATACTGCACTATAAGAACAATAATACTGATGACCAGGGGCTCGCTCATTATCAGAACAAGCCCCTGGGACACCAGAAAGACCAGCAAAGCCGGACATACGCCTATGACAGGAAGGTAGAAATCCATCCTGGAAGCATCAAAGGTAAAATGAATTTTAACCGGAATCCGCGAAACAAGACTGAATGTTGACAGAAACCGGTCTAAGATCAATATTTTTCTTCCTTTGTTTCACCACCTGAAACATGGGCCTGGGAAAAGGAGGCCATCTCCCTCGCTGCCCGGACCCCCAGTTCAATGATGTGTCCGCCGATAACCGCACCGGTACCTTCTCCCAAGCGCATATCAAGGTTCACGATGGGATCAAGCCCCATACGATCCAGCACCGGCTTGTGTCCGACTACCTTGGAAAGGTGGCCCGCAAAAAGCCAGTCAGAAACCTTAGGGTTGATCATATAGGCCATATAGGCAGCGGAAGTAACCGGAAATCCGTCGATAACACAGGCAATGCCCTTACCCTCAAGTCCCAAAATAAGACCGGCCATCATGGCAAAATCAAAGGACCCAAGTTTTTGAAGAATGGCCTTCCCATTCTTGGGAGAATTCCGGAGTTTCACACTTTCCTGGATGATATGCCGCTTATGTTCAAGCATCGTCTTATCGATGCCGGTTCCCCGGTCTACCATATCATCAATATTAAAGCCTGCAGCAACCAGCATTGCTGCGGCAGTACTGGTGTTACTGATACCCAGGTCACCGATAGCAATTATATTCAAACCCCGATCTGCAGCATCCTGTGCCAGGACTTTCCCCTGAGCCAGGGCCTTTTCTGTTTCTTCCGGAGTAAGGGCATCCTCCTTAAAACTGTTCCGGCAGCCGTTGCCAACACGGGCCCGTACAAAGGTGCATCCCGGTTTTACTTCCAGGTCCGGAGGAAATTCCTCCCCTATCACCCCTGCGTCAACCATGATGATTTCCCAGCCTGTACCCCCTGCCAGGGCGTTGATTCCTGCGCCGCCTGAAAGAATGTTCAGTACCATCTGCCGGGTAACCTCCTGGGGATACAGGGATACTCCTTCCGTAGCAATGCCGTGATCGCTGGCAAATACGTAAACCCCCTTTTTCTCAACCCTGGGAGGAACCTTCCCCTGTATTTCAGCCATTTTAATACAATAGCTTTCCAGCTTTCCCAGGCTTCCCCGGGGTTTGGTGAGATCATCCAGATGGGCTTCCATCTTAATCCTGATGTTTTCCATTTTATGCCTCCTTGCGGCTTTTAATTTGGTTATATTGTTTTATTGAGTTTATACCTGCCTCTGCTTCTTCCCAAGAAAAAAGTTCAGTATTGATAACCCCGCTAAACTGTGTGAGCAAGGGGTACAATTCCCGGAACCAGGGATCCTCCCCACGGACTGGCCGGTGATCCACAAGCCGCCCGTCAAGGGCGGCTTTCTCCCGATCAAGGCCGTGAAGATGTATCTCACCAATCCTGTCCCGGTGTTCTGCGAAAAAAGCTGCAGGGCTTTTCCCTTCCAGAAGGAGATGCCCCGTATCCATACAAATCCCCATATTCTCATCAAGATAGGGCAGCAGGGCATCAAATTTTCCCAGATGAGTGTTCTCTACCAGAAAGCGATGGGGTGCGGCTTTCGACGATCCCGATTCCGGTGGGTATTTCTTTGCCCAGCCCTTAACCAGGGATCCTAAGGCCGAGGCGTTTTCAGGATCCCCGGGGTGAACAATAAAATTCCGTACCAGGGGATTAAGCCGCCTCACCAGCTCTTCGTGTTCCGGTAAAACAGTATCCGGCAGGTGAGCTGTAAAAACAAAACGGTTCGTGAATTGCAGTATCCCTTCCCATTCGGCATCAAGCTGTTCCCTGATTTCATCATTGTACAAAAAAAACAGTAATTCTACACCCCGTATTTCCTTCTTATCATCCAGAAAACCCAGATTTTCCAGGTAAGTACCGGGAATAACCCAGGATGGGACCGTAAGACAGCCTTGAGGGAATAAAACTGCGTGGGAAACTGTGTTGCAAGCAGCGCTTTGTATTAAAGATTTATCCATCATTTTACCCTCATGGGAATACCAGAAATCATGAACTCCACCCGATCCGCAGCAAAAGCAATCTTCCGGTTTGCCTCTGCCAGGAGCAGATTGTAGCGCCGGGTAGTTTCATCAAAAGGGACATTCCCCAATCCGGTTTCGTTGGTAACCACAATACAATCTTTCATACCGCCAATAAAAAAATCCAAAATCCGGGAGAAATCATCCTCCCGCTTATAATACATAATATTGTTCACCCACATGGGCAGACAGTCCACCACCGCCCGCTGTCCTGCACCGCTAATTACCCGGTCCAATTCCAGGGGCTCCTCAATGGTTATAAATCCCTGCGCACCCCCATTGACCCCGCCGATTACCGCCCGCTCCTCCTGATGTTTCTTTATGCGGAGTTTCATCTCGCCGTCCAGGGCTTCCGCAGTGGCGATAAAAGAAACCGGTGCCGCCGGAGAGACCCGCCACTCCTGTATCGCTATATCCAGGGCCCGCCGGGATTTGCCCGATTTAATTCCTCCGGTGATAAGAATGATCATAATCCCTTTCCTTCTAATGTATTACATACCGCAGACCGTTCAAAATCTGTTCCAACAGAAAAAGTGCACCCTCACCGCCAAAAATGGACTTTTCGGTGATGTCCATGTATCCCAGGGACGGCAGATAAATTTCTATACCGCAGAATTGCTGCCCATATAATTTTAATTCCGCAATAGTATTACCATCGGCCAGTAAAATATGTGTGGGTGCTTCTATAATAGATTTTTGTAAAGTTTCCCCATAATGTATAACCTCAAGAAAGTCCTTCAGTTTTTGTGTGAAATGCGGGTCAGAATCAGGGAGAACCGAAACCGCCGCAGGGATCATCCCCAGGTAGCCGCAGAACCACCTGGTCAGGGTGTATGCAGTTGAAGCCTCAGCCTTTAGGGAGAATAGGGCCCCCTTGGGCAGCCCCAGGAGGGACGAGAACCGTGAAAGGTACAGGTATGCCCGGCCCCTGGCTTTATCAATGGTATCCAGAGCCTTTCCAGGATCAGTATCCAAGGCTTCACAGACCTGCCGCACAAAGCCGGCGGCGGCGTCAAACCCGATGGGGGGACCTTCCCCGGGACAGAGTGAAGGTATGCCGAAGCCGGTCCGTAGGTACTCTCCAATCTCCCCGCCGTATTCCGCATAAACCACCACGTTCAGGGCGGCTTCGGGGATGCACCGGATCGTTGCAGCGCTGTCCCCCCCGCCTGGGGCAGCTATCACCTCAATACCGCAGAGATCCAGCAGGCGTTTCAGGACCAGGTAATTTTGATCGTAGTATTTCTGATAGATACAAAGCCCAAGGAGATTCACCGCCTTTTTTTTAGGCTTCCCCGAAGCTTCCAGGCCGAGAACTTTTAATGCGCCTATGAGGGCATTTTGATACCCCGAAGCAAAGCTGCCGGAAAACCCTGTGTTCTCCACGGAAAAACAGGGGGTGTCCCGGACTTCCATCTCCAGAAAGCGCTCTAAATCGTCGCCGATAAGGGCCGCTCCGGGAGAATTGATCACAGCTATAAGGGCAAAGTTCTTTTTTACCGCTGATTTGAGCAGGTCCGCAATTTTAGTACCGCTGCCGAAAACATAATCATTCCCATCCAGGTATGTAGAGGGCACCCGGGACTGTCCGAAATAAAAACCCTCGGTATGTTCAAGGGGGTCATAAGTGGGGGTGCGGAAAAACTGGTTGTCGCTGATGGCGCTGTGATAGAATTTACACCCTGTAGGTCCGTTCAACACGGTACAGGCGTCCTTTATTCCCTCTATAGCAAATATGGCGCCGGAGAAGCTGTCAGGAGCAATATTTTCTGAATAGTAATTCATCCTGCCTCCAGCCTTCCTTCAAATTCATCCTGAATATTTCCGCCCAACGTCTTGCCAACAGAATTCCACTCAGAAACCCTGCAGTCGGACTCAGTGGTATGGTATCAGTCAGGATGGACTGATCCTGATCATTTGAGCTGTAGTTCGTAATCAGCAGGTCCGGCATAATTCGGGCAACATCAGCCTTCCGCCGGGTGTTTTCATAGGAGATATGCAGTTCAAGAATATGATCTTTGAAATTTGTAGTAAAATGATTGTCCTGAGAAAAATTCAGAATCCCCACAAAGACGACATTCATTCCCAGATCGACCGCAGTCTGTAATATCCAGTCAATATCCTGATTATAGGTGACCACCATCAGCCGTCTACCTTCTAATTGGGGCCTAATCTGTTCAAGCTCGTCCTGGTATTGTTTCTGATAATCTAGGGTGATAGATTCAATAAGGTCTCTGCTTTTATGAAAATACTCACCAACACTGCGGACCCAGTCACAGCTTTCCCTGAAACCTATGGGGAAGGGCTTGTCCAGGAATTCCGCGCCAAATTCCGTTTCAAGAAAAGTCCTGATGGTTCTGCCCATATAATCCCCGTAGGCCAAAATATTAAGCCGCCCCCGTTTAAACCGGCTGATTTCTTCTACCGTGGTTTCACAGATAAAGTGACAATTCACCCGGATGCCGAAGCGGTCCAGAATGTCCTTCACATACCTGAAGCTTGCATCCCTGGCGTTGGTTTCCGACTTTTCAGCAACAATATTAACCGTGTCATCCTCAGCTTCAAATTCCCGGTCGATAAGCCTCCGGGCGGTTTCCATGTATGCCATCAGTATACCCTGGAGATAATCTCCCTGAAGGTTGCCATCGGTAAGTAATGGGATAATCTTTATAGCATCATCCTCCAGGTCCCGGACAAAGCGGATGTCATCACCGATAATCCCGCTGGGACAGCTTGTGAGGACAAAGATAACCCCTGGCTTGCGCGGGGAACTTCGTTGCAAGTAGCGTGTCTTGGCCTCAATGACTTTTTCCCGCAGTTCTTCTATACCGCCGAAGATCATAACCCCTTCGTTCATTTCCGAAGAAACCACCGGCGGGGAAGAACCGTAGGGGAGGATTATTCCCCGTTCCAGGATAAAGCGCCGGGGAACAGAGGTGATGCTTTGGTAGGTAATATGGGAGCAGCTTCTGGGACCATGGGCGATACTAACGCTGTCATCCACCTGGGTGGTGATGCTCATGGCGCCGCTAAAGGCGCAGCCATGGAGGGGTTCATGTGACACAAGGCTCTTGGAAAAGAAGGCTGGCTTTTTTGCTGCCCTGTCAATATCCTGAGGCAGCTCTTTCCGCACCCCGGCAGCGGGGGCTTTTTTGCCGAGGATCCGTTCTTCCAGGTTCTCGTCAGAAAGGGGCTTGGCAGAATAGAGCTCGCTCTGGGAATAAACCTGATCCGCTAGGAAAGAAAACTGTTCCCCCAGCTCCGAGTCCGGGAATGCCTCCACCAGGCACATACCTGCTTTTTCACTGTCTGAAAAGAGATCGCTCCTTGGGAACTGGGCAATAAGGGGGAGCCCCACGGCATCACAGAAACGCTTAACCCGGTCTTCCTCTTCCGCTAGACCCCGGGAATTGAAAATTATGCCCCCGGCGCGGCCCTTCTTCAAATCATAATTATTCAGCCCCCGCAGAATATTATTGGCGGCATAAATTGACATAAATTCACCGGAAGTAACGATATACACTTTTTCTGCATAGTCCCGGCGTATGGGCACCGCAAAACCGCCACAGACCACATCCCCCAGAACATCGTAGAGTATCCCGTCGTAGTTATTATCTTTAATACCCAGCCGTTCCAGAAGTTCAAAGGTGGTCAGTATACCCCGGCCCGCGCAGCCTACCCCCGGCTCCGGCCCTCCCGCTTCTACACAGTGAACCCCGAAGGCGCCCAGGTGAACCACGTCGGAAAGGCAACACTGATCCGGAGTTTTCCCCTTGAGGTAATCCAGTACCGTAGTGATCCGCTCCCCATGAAGCAGAAACCTGGTAGAATCGTGCTTGGGATCGCAGCCTATCTGTAAAATACGCTTCCCCTGCCGGCCAAGAACCGCAGAAATATTCGCGGAGATAGTTGATTTGCCGATTCCGCCCTTTCCGTATACTGCAATCTCAGGCATGTTTAACTTCCTGTTGATCCATGTCGCATTCTTTGTGTTCCCCGGTACTCCGCCAATTTTCCAAGGATTCCAGCATAAAGCTGCGGATATCCATATCGTAAATGGAATTGAGGGTTTCCCCGTCCAGAACCTGGTTCGGTTTGCCGTAGGAAACCAGAGTGCCCTTGTGGATAATAGCGGCGTTATCGCCGTAATAATGGACCATGTTCAAATCATGTAAAACACCAACAACAGTTTTATTATTATCCTTGGCCCAGGTGATGATATATTGCAGTAACTCTATCTGATGTTTCAGATCCAGGTGGTTGGTTGGTTCATCCAACAGGATGATTTCCGGATTCTGCGCCAGGGTCCGTGCCAGGAACACCCGCTGTAATTGCCCCCCGGATAATTCATTTATCATCCGATCCTTTTCACTGTAGAGTCCCAGCCTGTTAAGTATATCCGCAATAATATCCCTATCCTCAGAAGACAGGCTTTTAAGAAACCCCTCAGTGTGGGCATAACGTCCCAGGGAAACCGTATCATAAACGCTGTAGGGAAAATATATCTCCGACATCTGGCCCATGAGGGCAATTTTTTTCGCAAGCTCTTTTCGGCTGAAGGATGACAGATCCCGGCCATCTATGACCACCTTTCCACGATAGGGAAGGATACGGGCTACAGACTTGAGGAGGGTACTCTTACCGCAGCCGTTAGGTCCCAGGATACAGAGAAATTCTCCCTTCTCCGCCTTCAGATTAATATTGTGGATAACATCAAGGCCATCATACCCGCTGCTTAAATTTTTTATTTCCAACATATATACCCCCTACTTCTTTTTAAAGTATACCCATGCAAAGAATGGCGCACCTATCAATGCGGTTATAGCCCCCACAGGAAGTTCCGAGGGAGACACAATGGTCCGGGCTATAAGATCGGTTACCACCATCAGGCTTCCACCAAGAATAAAAGACATGGGTATCACATACCGGTGATTGGACCCCACAATTTTTCGTGCCATGTGAGGCGCGATAAGATCCACAAAACCGATAACACCGCTTAATGAAACCGCCGCCCCGGAAAGGATGGTTGAAAAAACAAACAGCCGCCTCCGCACCTTTTCTGTTTCCACGCCGACGGATTTTGCCTGCTCCTCTCCAAATGTAAGAATATCCATTTCCCTGGTGTACCGCAGTATCCCCAGGGTTCCAATAACAAAAAAGGGAAGCATCAATCTAACATAGGACCAGCCCTTGAGGGCAAAGCTCCCCATTTGCCAGTATATCAGATTCCGGAGTTCTTCCCGAAACAGGGCGAGCAGGGTGGTAAGCAAGGCGCCGATAAAGAGGGTAAACACCATACCAAAGAGAATGATTGTGTTATTCGACATGGTCCTGTCTAACTTTGAGGAAAGGGAAATGACGATATACACTGTTAACAAGCCGAAAAGAAACCCCGTAAGGGGCAGGGTAAATCCGCCAATCAGAGGGATCGTAAACCCCGTAAGCATGATCAGCGCCGCCCCCAGGGTCGCCCCCGAAGAGACCCCCAAAATATAGGGAGAGGCGATCTGGTTTTTCAGAACCGACTGAATCACGGCGCCGCCCATGGCAAGGGAACCGCCTATGATAAAGGCTAACAATACTCGGGGCAGCCTGAGGGTCCATACGATAGACACATCCCGCATCTCAATACCTTCCGTGAGGTGTATGGAAAATATTTTTTCAACAATAATCCTCAGGGTATCATATATAGAGATATAGGTACTCCCGACAGAGGCCCCAATGCATACTATCACTGCTGCAATTATGACACCGATAAGGATCTTCTTAGAACTTTTCATATTTATCCGGATAAACCGCCTTTGCCATCTGCCGCAAGGCCAGGACTATGCGGGCCGAAGGCCGGGCTGCCGAATTGGTATCCACCAAATAAATAGCATTGTTTTTTACCGCATTGATATATTCAAATCCTTCCCTGTTTTTTATTTCCCCAACGGGATTGTATCTCTCCTGGATGTTAGTGATTATGACATCCGGATTTCTCTCCAGAATAGACTCAGCGCCGGGGAAGATAACACCAATCTGATCGGAAAATATATTTACAGTTCCAATGATGGTCATCATCTCATGCAAATAGGTATTCCGCCCTATGGTTACCAGCTCCGGCGCCGGGGATATTTCGAAATACGCCGTCTTTTTGTCCTCGATTGTATTTCCTATAGCAGCTATTTCATCAATCTGGCTTTTAAAGGATCGTACCAATTCCTTGCCCCGATCCGGCACATTCATCAAATCGGCGATAAATTCTATGTCCCCGCATATACCATCAATATCACTGCTCAAGGGTATATACACCACTGAAATACCTGCTTCCCGGATCAACTTAAAAGGGTCATCCCCTGCTCCGATTTTATTATGACCGTTAGAAATTATCACATCCGGATTGAGGCCGATTATAACCTCCGCATCGGGGAAGAAAAAATCTATCAAGGGCAGGTCCTGGTTAACCCCTCTTACACCCAGAGAGTATTTGTCTATGGCGGTCAGTTTATCTGCAAGTCCCAGATCAACTAATATCTCTGTACTGGATGGAGCAGTGGAAATAACTTTATTGACGGGACCGGATATTGCCACGGAGTTCCCGCCCCGGTCGGTTACAAGCCGTGCATTATTCCCGCCGCATCCGGCTAATAACAAGGCTGCCGCAAACAAGGCAGAAAACTTATTCACTTTTTTTCTCCTTGCCGGGTTCAATGTTTATCCGCATACCTATGGTTGCGGTAAACCCGGGCACGGGATATGATTCTTTGGATTCATAGAATGTATTGAGCAGATTCCGAAGCGCTAAAAAAGATGACAAATAATTATTAATTTTTTGATTCACATTAATATTGAGAAGAAAATAAGGGTCCATGGGAGCACTATTATCTCTATCAGAATACCGCAAAGCCTCATAATGCCCCGAAAGCTGAAGGGAGCCGGTTTTCCATGTAAACTCCAGAGATGCGCCGACAGTGTGCATGGGCATATAGGGGATACGTTTATCCGAAGCCCAGGTAAAGCCATAACTAAGCAGGTAACTTAAAAGATATTGATAGGAAAGGGAGATTCCAACGGTTTGAAAAACACCCTTGGATAGCGGCATCACATATTTTACCCTGGTGTCGTTACCAAAATACATCGCCTCCCCTACATTTTCGGGTCTCCAGGTAGTGCCCACAAAAGGAGCCCAGTGAATTGAGTCCTCTGTCCATTGGGTATACATCGTAGTTTCGATATTCAAAAACTCTTTATAGGCGTACAGGACCCCCAAATCCCCCCCCCAGCCGTCTTCGGGTTTAAGGTCCGGATTACCGTTCATACCCCCGCCGGACCAATAGAGATCCTGAAAATCAGGCTGCTTAAAGCTGCGGAAATAATTGTTTTTCAATCTGAGCGAATCGCTTATATTCCAAAGAAGACCAAGCTTTGGAACTGCTACAGCGGGCATACTGGTTTGGGGGCCGCTAAAAACACCCTTGACCGAGGGTATTATGAGAAATTGCTCAAGGGGCTGAAATTCAGCGGTAAGGTAGATTCCGCCGTCATGCCGGTCATGAAAATTAAACTCCGTTGAATTAAGGAAAGCATACTGGTAATCCGCTCCCATCATCAGGGTAAGTTTTTCACCGGGATACCAGGTCCAGCGGTTTATCCCCATAATAAGATGTTCATCATGCAGTGAAGAAGATGATCCATCAATAGAAGGTGCATAATCTAAAGTTTTCCAGCTATGGGAGAGGGACGCCTCAGTTGCAAAATTGTCATGAAAAACCCGGGGCATATCAAGCAGGAGCTTCTGCCGGGTTGAAAAATC from Treponema primitia ZAS-2 includes:
- a CDS encoding FecCD family ABC transporter permease produces the protein MKSSKKILIGVIIAAVIVCIGASVGSTYISIYDTLRIIVEKIFSIHLTEGIEMRDVSIVWTLRLPRVLLAFIIGGSLAMGGAVIQSVLKNQIASPYILGVSSGATLGAALIMLTGFTIPLIGGFTLPLTGFLFGLLTVYIVISLSSKLDRTMSNNTIILFGMVFTLFIGALLTTLLALFREELRNLIYWQMGSFALKGWSYVRLMLPFFVIGTLGILRYTREMDILTFGEEQAKSVGVETEKVRRRLFVFSTILSGAAVSLSGVIGFVDLIAPHMARKIVGSNHRYVIPMSFILGGSLMVVTDLIARTIVSPSELPVGAITALIGAPFFAWVYFKKK
- a CDS encoding ABC transporter substrate-binding protein — encoded protein: MNKFSALFAAALLLAGCGGNNARLVTDRGGNSVAISGPVNKVISTAPSSTEILVDLGLADKLTAIDKYSLGVRGVNQDLPLIDFFFPDAEVIIGLNPDVIISNGHNKIGAGDDPFKLIREAGISVVYIPLSSDIDGICGDIEFIADLMNVPDRGKELVRSFKSQIDEIAAIGNTIEDKKTAYFEISPAPELVTIGRNTYLHEMMTIIGTVNIFSDQIGVIFPGAESILERNPDVIITNIQERYNPVGEIKNREGFEYINAVKNNAIYLVDTNSAARPSARIVLALRQMAKAVYPDKYEKF
- a CDS encoding TonB-dependent receptor plug domain-containing protein gives rise to the protein MMKGRFLRVGRILSAWILFLSIPGSVFSQEEEWDDTLFMEGEGITVTESTETTQHMRVISKEEIEKQNTHDLATLLQETLDMGITSYGAYGNQTNINMRGFDSNRIAFLIDGVPANSLVAGGFDLSQIDPSSIDKIEVIYGGSDSKYNVSGALGGVINIITVKKEKPGLRLGGSISNTSAMPGKYRKQDGNVEKPHYEDLLDSQNYSLFGSYGAEKYSVTANIFTNRAANHFLFKDENFDTVRRKEGNEVFDTGGGLSYSRNLPDYSTIIASGDIYYGDKNIPKSGVGSSSDLIGKQTDFSTRQKLLLDMPRVFHDNFATEASLSHSWKTLDYAPSIDGSSSSLHDEHLIMGINRWTWYPGEKLTLMMGADYQYAFLNSTEFNFHDRHDGGIYLTAEFQPLEQFLIIPSVKGVFSGPQTSMPAVAVPKLGLLWNISDSLRLKNNYFRSFKQPDFQDLYWSGGGMNGNPDLKPEDGWGGDLGVLYAYKEFLNIETTMYTQWTEDSIHWAPFVGTTWRPENVGEAMYFGNDTRVKYVMPLSKGVFQTVGISLSYQYLLSYLLSYGFTWASDKRIPYMPMHTVGASLEFTWKTGSLQLSGHYEALRYSDRDNSAPMDPYFLLNINVNQKINNYLSSFLALRNLLNTFYESKESYPVPGFTATIGMRINIEPGKEKKSE